ACGTAGATCAGGCGAATGCCGCTGTCACGCGCGGCCTCCAGCAACGCATCGTACATGCGATCGTCAGCATTGCTCTCGACGGCTGCGTGCAGGTAGTGAAACTCGCAAACCGAGGTATACCCACTCGACACCATCTCCGTGTAGGCCTGCCGCGCGATCGCCATCAGCCGCGGCGCATCGATCAGCGCCGACAAACGGTACATGCGCTCGCGCCACGTCCAGAAATTGTCGCGGTGTGCGGGGGCGCGCTGCTCGGTATGGCCGGCCAGCGCCCGCTGGAAAGCGTGACTGTGCGCATTGCACAAGCCGGGGATTACGATATCCGCGTCGACATCATCCTCAGCGTGCCGGTTGTCGGGGCTTGCCGCCACGATCCGGCCCGCCGCGATCTGCAGGCGGACGTTGGCGCGCCAGCCTTCTGGCAGCAAGGCTTTGCGGGCAAAAATCGTCGTCACCGGACAGGCTCCCAATGGTTGTATATACAAGTCACGACATGCTACCGTTTGCCTCCACCGAATTGCAACAGGGATGGCGAACACCATGCCGCACTGGGACCTCCTGATCACTGACGCGCGCATCGCCAGCATGCGTGCCGCTGCCGGCGCCTACGGCATCATTGAGGACGCGGCGCTGGCAGTCCGTGATGGCCGCATCGCCTGGCTCGGCGCCGCAGCGGAACGCCCGGCGGTGGCAGCGACACAGACGGTATCGGCCGCCGGCCAGTGGCTCACGCCGGCGCTGATCGACTGCCACACGCACCTGCTGTTCGGCGGCAATCGCGCCGCCGAATTCGAGCAGCGACTGCAAGGTGCCAGCTACGAAGCCATCGCGCGCGCCGGCGGCGGGATCATGTCCACGGTCAATGCCACGCGCGCCGCCAGCGATGCCGAATTGCTGGCAGCAGGCTGTAAACGCATTGACGCCTTGCAGCGCGACGGCGTTGCCAGCGTGGAAATCAAGTCGGGCTACGGGCTCAATGCGGCAACCGAGTTGCGGCTGTTGCGCCTGGCAAAACAACTCGGTGAATTGCGCAACATCACTGTCAGTACAACGTTCCTTGGCGCGCACGCAGTACCGGCCGACTTCGCCGGTAACGCTGATGAGTACATCGACATGCTGTGTAGCGAGCTGCTGCCGCAAATTGCGAGCGATGGGCTCGCCGACGCGGTCGATGCCTATTGTGAATCCATCGCCTTTTCCGCGGAACAGGTCAACCGCCTGTTTGCCAGGGCCGCCGCACTCGGATTACCGGTGAAACTGCACGCCGATCAACTGAGTGACACGGGCGGCGCGGCCCTCGCTGCCCGCCACCACGCATTGTCGGCCGATCACCTTGAGTACAGTTCGACCGACGGCATTGCCGCCATGGCCGCCGCCGGTACCGTTGCCGTCCTGCTGCCGGGTGCGTTCCTGACTTTGCGTGAGACGCAACTGCCACCGGTCGAGGCGTTACGCGAGCACGGTGTACCCATCGCGCTGGCAACGGACTGCAACCCCGGCACCTCGCCTGTCGCCTCTCTTCGCGCCATCATGGCACTCGCTACCAGCCAGTTTCGTCTGACACCGGAGGAATGCCTCGCAGGGGTCACACGTGTTGCCGCGCAAGCACTGGGGCTGCATAACGACACGGGCACACTGGAAGTCGGCAAACGTGCGGACATTGCGCAGTGGGACCTGCAACACCCGCGCGAACTCAGTTACTGGCTGGGACTGAACGAACTGCGGCAACTCTACGTCGGCGGCAAAACCGTGCACCCGAACAATTAGGTTTCCCGGTCCGTGCCGGACGGCACCGCCCTGCTCTGGCATACTTCCGCCCCGACTTTGCGCCACCTTAAGAAACTGCAATGAATTCCGGACTCGCCGGCAAGCGCCGCTTTGTTCTCATCCTCGGCTGTCTGACCGGCCTTGCCGCCATATCGATCGACATGAGCCTGCCCGCCATTCCGGAAATGGTGCGCGAACTTGCCACCAGCCTGTCGCTCGGCCAGCAGATCGTGACCTGGTTCATGGCTGGACTCGCGCTGGGACAACTGCCCGCCGGCCTGGTCTCGGACCGGATCGGCCGCATGCCCGTGCTGTACGCCGGCGTGCTGACTTTTATCGCTGGTGGTGCCATCTGCGCTTTTACCGGCTCGATCGAACAAATGCTGGCAGGCCGCTTCTTGCAAGGCATTGGCGCGTCCGCCGGTGCGGTCATTGCCCGCGCAATCGTTCGCGATGTCGCCAGCGGCAAGGAAGCTGCCCGACTGCTGACCATCATGGTGATGATATTCACGGCTGCGCCGATGCTGGCCCCCATGGCCGGCTCGCTGCTGGTGACCGTGTCCGGCTGGCGCGCACCGTTCATCGTGATAGCGGTGTGCGGCGGACTGATGCTGATTGGCGTCAATCGCGGCCTGCGCGAAACCCGCTTGCCAGTGCGCGACCACCACATACTGCGGCAACTGTGGATCAGCTTGCGCGAATTCTCCCGCCACCGTCAGTGCCTGTTCGGTGTGTTGCTTGTCCTGCTGACGGCTAGTGGTTTCTTGTCGCTGATCACCAGCTCATCGGCATTGATCATCGAAATCTACGGCTACCCGGTATCCCAGTTCGGGTTCATCTTTGCACTCGCCGGGTTCGCGATACTGCTCGGCTCGACCATCAATCGCCGCTTGCTACTGACCTACAGCTCAATGCACGTGATGGGGGTTGGCGCAGTACTGATCGGCGTCGCCGCGTTGCAGATGCTCTTGATCGTCTGGCTGGATGCCGCGCCCTTTTGGTGGCTATGGGGCAATGTGTGCCTGTACATGCTCGGTACCGGACTCTTGCTGCCGAATGCAACGGCCATGGCCCTGGACCCGGTACCCGCATTTGCCGGCGTAGCCGCGTCCATTATCGGCACTGTGCAAAACCTCGCCGCCGCGCTCAGCTCGTTGGTCAGCAGTCTGCTCTACGATGGCAGCATCCGAAATGTGGTTATCAACATGGGTATTTGCGGCACTGCCGTATTCGTCAGTTTTCTGCTCCGCGCACAGATACTTGGCAGCAAACCCTTATTCGCGGAGGAAGGTGCGGACTGAATCACCTTCCGGCCTGCAGCCGCTCGGCCAGAAACTCATCGAGCGCCTCGAAGACGGCGAGCCGGTTGTTGTACTCGTCGAGAAAATGCGTGCCATCTTTGAGTTCCAGGTAGCGTATATCCAGATCCGCCTTACTGGCGCGGGAATAAAATGCCCGCGATTGCGCCACGTCGACGCGCGTATCTACCGTGCCATGGACCAGCAGGATGGGCGCACGGATTTTTATGACGTGCCTGATCACCGAGTGCTCACGCAACATCTCCACATCCTCCCGTGAACCAACGTCGCCAATCGATTTGGCAACGATGGGCTTCCGACCCGGATTCAACGACTCGAGATTAACCATGTCATACAGGTCGGCAATGCCTGCAATACTGGCAATACAACGATAGTCATGCGGTCTTTGATACGCGGCGACTAACGCAACATAACCGCCGTAACTCGCACCAACCATGCACTTGCGATCGGCATCGACGATGTCCTGCGCCGTCAGCCAGTCAACCGCTTCATACACGTCTTGTTGCATAGCCTGCCCCCATTGCCGGTATCCGGCGGCCTCAAATGCGGAACCGAATCCTTCCGAGCCGCGAAAATTGACCTGCAGCACTGCAAAGCCGCGGTTGGCGAAGAACTGCACGTAGGGGCTGAAATACTGGTAGTCGCGGCTGTGTGGACCGCCGTGCGGGAATACGATCAATGGCGGCTTCTCGGCGGCAGGCGCCAGCGGCATCGTCAGGTAACCCTGCAACGTTGTGCCATCCGAGGCGGTGAATTCATAAGGCTGCACGGTCGGCAGCGTCTTGCCCTCGAGGTTCGGGTATTGACTGAACCACGCGCCGCCCGTTTTCTTGTCCAGGTCCAGCCAGATGTATTTCGGCGGTGAATTGTCGCGTTGCGCCGCTATCATCAGGCGCTTGCCATCCAGGCTGCGACTGACGACGTTGGTTTCGAGGCCGGGAAAACTGTTGTCGATCAACTGGTCAGTGGCTTCCGCCTGCTGATCAAAATAATGATCCTTTTGAAAGTGTTCGTAGTAACTGACGCCGATTACCCGGGACCGATCAGTCGACAGGAGCGCGTCACTGACGTCGTAACCATCAGCAGAGAACAACAGATCTTCGAAACTGCCGCTGGGTATGTCGTAGCGCCAGACGGCCTCGCGGCCAAGCTCATGATCGCTAATGACCATGGCCTTGTCGCCGGCTATTTCGATCGGGACAAAGGTCTCGTCGACGAAACTCCGGCGTGAATGCAACTCCTGGAATTTGCCCTCGCCTTCCGGCCGGCACCAGAACGTCGTAATGTCCTTGTCAAACTCCAGACCCAGAACAACATTGCCTTTGCTGTCGGCAAACCATCGGTCAACATCGTAATCATTAATAAATTGCTTATCGAAATCGTTCTTCTCCAGGTGCACCTTGAAGACGGTGTAGCCCTTATCCCGCTCATCGTAAAGCTGCATCAAAATGCGCTCGGGATCATCCGGCAGCAAGGACAGCACGTGGTCTGTTGAACGATAAGCATCCCACTCGGAGGGCCGGCCCACACTCTTGCGCCTGACCTGCCGCATCCCCTTGCCATGCCGGTCAACCTGATACAGGCGGCGAACGCGAAACTTGCTGCCGCCCAGTGACTCAGCTTCGCTGACCGAGATTAACAGTCGCTCGTTATTGGCCCACCGCACCCACTCGATGCGGTCTTCGCCATACTTGAGCTTGACGATCGCGTTGAGCTCCTGGCTGCCGAAATCGCTGATGACGATGGTTGGTCCATCTTCGCTGTTCAGTACGGAAGCGACGTAACTGCCGTCCGGCGAAACGTGCGGGTCGGCAATAACCGGCAACTGGCCGAAGTACTGGTAGGGCAATTGCTCGGCGAGGACGTTGCCTGACAGCAAGGCAAGAAAAGCACAGAGTAGTCGAGACACGGCATTGACCCTTGTTGGCGGGTCCACCGAAACTGCGCGACCCGGTAGTAAAACGGCCTTGCAGAACTCAGGCCAGGAGTCAGAGCGCTGATAACTCTAGCGAATAAGCCGGGACTTTTCACCTGCGGTGCCATCCGCACGGGTTGCACCTGCTTGCCCACCCGTCAGGGCAGCTCGGTCGAAATCTCGGAGACCGGGCGTCTTTTTTGTTGCGGTGTGATCTTGGGGTAGCCGTAAAAGATCAGACCCACGACAAACTCCTTGTCGGGATCTATACCAAGTGCGGCAAAGAAGCGCAGATCGCGATTGATGGCACCGGTGGCCCATTTTGACGCGAGGCCGGCTTCGGACAGGTAAAGCATCAGGTTCTGAATCGCGCAGCAACAGCTCGCGTAGTCCTCTTGCTGCGTCAGCTCATCGGCAGAATAGCGGCAGGTTACGACCAGCCAGCCGGGGCGGGCGGCCGCCGCTTCGGCTTTGAAATTGCCTTTGTCGGCACCTTTTTTCTCGGTCACGATCGTGCGCGTCAACTCCACGCATTTTTGAATGGCATCAGGTCCCAGGAGGTAAAAATGCCACGGCTCGGTCACGTGGTGATTCGGTGCCCAGCGGGCTACCTCGATAGCATCCCGTATCAACTTGCGACTGACAGGCTGCTTGAGAAACAGGTTGATCGTGCGGCGCGCCCGAATGCGTTCCGCCAGCAGGCGCAGTGATTTCTGCGTCCCGTCAGGATAGTTGTCTTTCATGCACAGTCGCCTGGGTATCGGGCGAACTTATGTTCGCCGTCGGTCACTAATGCCTGCGGGAGCAGGCTCGAGGGCGCGATTATAACAACCGCGACGGCAGGAACTCGCGCCGAATCGCAAGTACAACGAAAACGGGCCCCGCAGGGCCCGTTCGAACTGACAATCATGTCAGGCGTCAGTCAACCGCATTCTGCGCGGCCGCCAGCAAGTCGTCGGCGGGCAATCGAACTTTGTAATCGGCATTGACGAAGTCAAACACGATCTTGCCGTCCTTGTTGATGACGTAGACCGCTGGCACAGCCAGGGCGTTGTGCTGACCAATCGATGAGCCACGGTAGTCACGGCCTTTCTTGTCGAGGTAATTGGTCAGTCCGCTGTCTACCTGGAATGCCGTACCCAAAGCGCGGGCGGCATTGACCTCGGCGTCCGACAGAATCACGTAGTCGCGCCCATCGATGTCTTGCTGGGTGTCCTGCTGCAGGCTGCTGTACAGCTGGTCCGGCCGGTCACCGCTGAGAAACAGTACATCGACGCCCAGGGCATTGATCTGGGGAATAACGGTGCGCAATTCGGACAGGTGCAGATTGCAGTACGGACACCAGCCGCCGCGAAACGAGATGAGTATCGTCGGCCTGGTCAGGTTGTTCGGGTCGAACTCGTAGACTTCGTTGTCCACGGTACGCACTGTGAATGCGGGTGCCTGATCGCCACTGGCGAGAGGCTTAACATCCGCGGCACTGGCAGGCAACGCTTCGGCGGCAAGCGCGGGCGCGGC
The DNA window shown above is from Woeseia oceani and carries:
- a CDS encoding multidrug effflux MFS transporter — translated: MNSGLAGKRRFVLILGCLTGLAAISIDMSLPAIPEMVRELATSLSLGQQIVTWFMAGLALGQLPAGLVSDRIGRMPVLYAGVLTFIAGGAICAFTGSIEQMLAGRFLQGIGASAGAVIARAIVRDVASGKEAARLLTIMVMIFTAAPMLAPMAGSLLVTVSGWRAPFIVIAVCGGLMLIGVNRGLRETRLPVRDHHILRQLWISLREFSRHRQCLFGVLLVLLTASGFLSLITSSSALIIEIYGYPVSQFGFIFALAGFAILLGSTINRRLLLTYSSMHVMGVGAVLIGVAALQMLLIVWLDAAPFWWLWGNVCLYMLGTGLLLPNATAMALDPVPAFAGVAASIIGTVQNLAAALSSLVSSLLYDGSIRNVVINMGICGTAVFVSFLLRAQILGSKPLFAEEGAD
- the hutI gene encoding imidazolonepropionase gives rise to the protein MPHWDLLITDARIASMRAAAGAYGIIEDAALAVRDGRIAWLGAAAERPAVAATQTVSAAGQWLTPALIDCHTHLLFGGNRAAEFEQRLQGASYEAIARAGGGIMSTVNATRAASDAELLAAGCKRIDALQRDGVASVEIKSGYGLNAATELRLLRLAKQLGELRNITVSTTFLGAHAVPADFAGNADEYIDMLCSELLPQIASDGLADAVDAYCESIAFSAEQVNRLFARAAALGLPVKLHADQLSDTGGAALAARHHALSADHLEYSSTDGIAAMAAAGTVAVLLPGAFLTLRETQLPPVEALREHGVPIALATDCNPGTSPVASLRAIMALATSQFRLTPEECLAGVTRVAAQALGLHNDTGTLEVGKRADIAQWDLQHPRELSYWLGLNELRQLYVGGKTVHPNN
- a CDS encoding peroxiredoxin-like family protein, with protein sequence MILRHVLTRSTNLAMFMASLALAIAAPALAAEALPASAADVKPLASGDQAPAFTVRTVDNEVYEFDPNNLTRPTILISFRGGWCPYCNLHLSELRTVIPQINALGVDVLFLSGDRPDQLYSSLQQDTQQDIDGRDYVILSDAEVNAARALGTAFQVDSGLTNYLDKKGRDYRGSSIGQHNALAVPAVYVINKDGKIVFDFVNADYKVRLPADDLLAAAQNAVD
- a CDS encoding nitroreductase family protein: MKDNYPDGTQKSLRLLAERIRARRTINLFLKQPVSRKLIRDAIEVARWAPNHHVTEPWHFYLLGPDAIQKCVELTRTIVTEKKGADKGNFKAEAAAARPGWLVVTCRYSADELTQQEDYASCCCAIQNLMLYLSEAGLASKWATGAINRDLRFFAALGIDPDKEFVVGLIFYGYPKITPQQKRRPVSEISTELP
- a CDS encoding alpha/beta hydrolase family protein — encoded protein: MSRLLCAFLALLSGNVLAEQLPYQYFGQLPVIADPHVSPDGSYVASVLNSEDGPTIVISDFGSQELNAIVKLKYGEDRIEWVRWANNERLLISVSEAESLGGSKFRVRRLYQVDRHGKGMRQVRRKSVGRPSEWDAYRSTDHVLSLLPDDPERILMQLYDERDKGYTVFKVHLEKNDFDKQFINDYDVDRWFADSKGNVVLGLEFDKDITTFWCRPEGEGKFQELHSRRSFVDETFVPIEIAGDKAMVISDHELGREAVWRYDIPSGSFEDLLFSADGYDVSDALLSTDRSRVIGVSYYEHFQKDHYFDQQAEATDQLIDNSFPGLETNVVSRSLDGKRLMIAAQRDNSPPKYIWLDLDKKTGGAWFSQYPNLEGKTLPTVQPYEFTASDGTTLQGYLTMPLAPAAEKPPLIVFPHGGPHSRDYQYFSPYVQFFANRGFAVLQVNFRGSEGFGSAFEAAGYRQWGQAMQQDVYEAVDWLTAQDIVDADRKCMVGASYGGYVALVAAYQRPHDYRCIASIAGIADLYDMVNLESLNPGRKPIVAKSIGDVGSREDVEMLREHSVIRHVIKIRAPILLVHGTVDTRVDVAQSRAFYSRASKADLDIRYLELKDGTHFLDEYNNRLAVFEALDEFLAERLQAGR